The genomic interval GTCGACCACGTATTCGTAGCCGAAGTAGTGGTCCATCGCATCCAGAAAAAGGTGTTCGTGTGTCTGCGTGATTCCCATCTCTTCGGGACGAATTGTTCCCAGAACAGTAATGACTTCACGCGTTGATGGATCGCTGTTCAATTGGACTCTCTTTGATTTTGTGTCTATGCGCCTGTTGAAATCGTTCGGTTTTTGCGTGGTGAGCGGATTATGACAAACCCTCAAGATCGTTGAGGGCATGATCGTCGACTGATTAGGGCGAGGCGTTGCGTCGGAACACGTGCCACGCGAGGCGGATTATACTGACTGACCTCGAAACCGTGCGGTCGACATTCGAGAGACGAGAATTCGACGCGGTCGAACTCTGGTGTTTCGATTCCATTCGGAGGAGACTGTTTTCCGCGGTTAGAATGATCGGCCTTCGCGCGCGAAGATGTTTTCGCATCGACCCCGATTGACTATCACCAGTGGATGATCGAATCGCAATATGGCTCGAACTTATCGCTATAAGGACATGCAACTGGCACAGCTTCGCGGGTTCTGTCTGGCCGCCCGCGAGCGCAATTTCACCGTGGCCGCCCGACAACTGGGATTGTCGGCCTCGACCGTGTGGGAACAGCTTCGCGCCTTGGAACGCATGCTGGGGTGTTCTCTACTGAATCGGAAGGGCCGATCGATCGAACTGACGCCGGAAGGTCAGATCTTGCTCGATATCGTTCAGCCTCACATTGAGGCGATCGATTCTCTCAAGCGACTTTTCGATGATGGCCGAGCACAACTCTCACCGCATCTGGTCATCGCATCGTCACAGTACCTGCTCCGTTTTCACCTGCCAGCACCGATCCGCGAGTTCACTTCGAAATACCCGACAGTCCAGTTGAATATCCAATTGCCAACCGCCCAGCATCTGGTCTCGGCGGTTGAACAGCGGACCGCCGACATTGCAATCTGTGCCTACGAACCAGAGGAACCTCGTAGCGAAGTCCTGCTTTATGAACCGATTCTGGAGCTGCCGCTGCAGCTACTGACCTCGCAGAAGCATCCGCTGGCTCGCAAGAAAACGGTCGAACTGGCGGACCTGGTCGAATACCCGGTGATTTTACCTGCCGCGGGGGCGATCACTCGTCGGCTGATTGATCGTCTACTGGTCCGGCACAATCTGGCCGGTCGTCTTCAGGTCATCATGGAAGCCCCCATGTTCGACACGACCCAGCAATATGTCGAAATGGGTGTTGGTGTGGGATTAATGCACATCCAAGTGCCGCCGAAGACTCTGGCCAACATTCATCTTCGTCCGATTCAGGAATCTCAGGTCCCGCTCGTCATCGCGATGGTGGTCCGAAAGCACGGCAAACTTCCGAAAAGTGTCGTCGACTTTCAGGAGATCGTGCGGAAGTCGCTCGACATTGCCGACGTCGAATAGTCCAGGCATTCCTGCCATGTGAGATGAAAGCAGCATCCTCCGATCTGCTAGATCCATATTCTTCTGAATTGCCAATTTCGTTCACGCATTCGACGTGTGCAATTTGTTCGCACATTTCGCTTCGCCCGGAGCCATTGGCGACGTTGGTGTTGCTGGCATAGACGATGAAAACAGCATGTTAGTTTAAGTCTGATTTCTCCCGATGATCTTAACCTCAACAAAGGGTGGGCGATGGCACGTCCCGTGCGCGAATGAGCAGCACATTTCGCGATCCGTCCGTCGGAGTGCCCCGACCGAGCAGGGTGAAACGCAACCGTTCACAGACCGGGGACTGACTCATTTTCCCGCGGTAAAGGGAAGGCGTGCCCTCCTCGATGGACTGTGGATTCCAATTGAATCGGGAAAATGTGCCTGCCCCCCTCTCTTTGGGCTGTGAACGGTTAGGGGTGAAACTCACTCAAGTCATTAGCGAAGGTCCCTCATTGCGCCGCAACCCCAGGCGGATATTTCGTCTACGCGTTTTGCATCACAGGTCGTCGTTAGATTGGAAGCGGAGCTTCACTACGGGAACGTTACCAAGCCGAGCTTGGTAACGAGAATCAATGCGGGGAACGAGGGGAACCACGTGTTGGATTGTGTGGCGTTCACCGATACCTTCGCCAATCCGCAGGTTTCGGTTTCGTCGAAAGCTGGTCTCTCAATTGCCGTTTTCTCACCACGACAGCCAATTGATAGAGTGCCCCCCGTCACATGCGACGAGGGAAACGCTCTCTCTTTTCGGGACACGCCCGGACTTATTTTAGGACTGGTGGCCCGTTTGAATTCAGTGGCTTCAGCCTCAGATGGCCGTGCCAGCACTCACTGATTTCTCTGGTGCCCCGTGATCTCCGAGTTTCATCGCCCACATCTTGTTTGGGCGCGATTGTGTATTGAATAGTTTTATCCCTGGAGAACAGCATGCTGCCAACTTTGCACTCGACATTGGAATCACGCAAAAATCGACAACGAGCTTTTACGCTCATCGAACTGCTTGTCGTGATCGCAATCATTGCCGTCTTGATCGCACTTTTGTTACCCGCCGTTCAGCAGGCACGCGAAGCAGCTCGCCGTACCGAATGCAAGAACAAGTTGAAGCAACTTGGACTTGCACTGCACAACTATCACGATGCCTATCTGACTTTCCCGTACTCCGGGTCTGGCCCTTACAGTGGCGAAGCGTTTTTGACACCGATTGGAGTTGAACACTCCTGGAATGAATTTCTGCTGCCATTCATCGACCAGGCACCGCTCTACAATCAGATCGATTTCGCAACGAATAACGGAGCGGGCAACAACTACACGCTGCTCAACAACAAGTCGTATGGGTTTCAATCCTGTCCCAGCAATCCTTTTAGCGGCGGACAAGCCTGCAGCGACGGGCGAAAATTCGTCAACGTGACAGCAGGTGCCATCACGGGTGTGGACGAGA from Schlesneria paludicola DSM 18645 carries:
- a CDS encoding LysR family transcriptional regulator encodes the protein MARTYRYKDMQLAQLRGFCLAARERNFTVAARQLGLSASTVWEQLRALERMLGCSLLNRKGRSIELTPEGQILLDIVQPHIEAIDSLKRLFDDGRAQLSPHLVIASSQYLLRFHLPAPIREFTSKYPTVQLNIQLPTAQHLVSAVEQRTADIAICAYEPEEPRSEVLLYEPILELPLQLLTSQKHPLARKKTVELADLVEYPVILPAAGAITRRLIDRLLVRHNLAGRLQVIMEAPMFDTTQQYVEMGVGVGLMHIQVPPKTLANIHLRPIQESQVPLVIAMVVRKHGKLPKSVVDFQEIVRKSLDIADVE